A single Sphingopyxis chilensis DNA region contains:
- a CDS encoding GMC family oxidoreductase — translation MTDQFDAIVIGSGVSGGWAAKELTEKGLKVLMLDRGVMVEHGDYDYDGKPAYEVPARDMMPKALMDSDYFIAKHGYVSPSNRKFYNNDRVNPYAYGEGEKFYWIRPGAVGGKSLIWGRWSFRWSPEDFEANKREDVGIDWPIRYDDLAPWYDYVENYIGVSGSRENLPQLPDSAFQPPIQMNVAEKWVKERLEATSPGRKLINTRLSNMTEDKEDQGRSKCQFRNQCGRGCSFGAYFSTQAVTLPAARATGRLTLRSDAVVSNLEYDPKTKKVTGVRVVDAKTRQAEVIPARLVFLCASAMASTQILMNSRIPGTAKSHFDASGTLGRYVMDHIFRVGISGDIPGMTDYIEYGRRPGGVYVPRFRNVGGEEGIGFKRGYGYQGSARRDPLPPKGFGASMKHGMRGYGPWKFGMGAFGECLPYEDNRVSLHADKVDRFGIPLMRFDVTFRENEIRMMDDARSEGEAMLRRAGLTNVTSGRSEHVPGDAIHEMGGARMAADPRRSVLNKWGQAHDAANLFVTDGAQMASISCVNPSLTFMALTARAADYAVKQFEAGAI, via the coding sequence ATGACCGACCAGTTCGATGCAATCGTCATCGGTTCCGGAGTGAGCGGCGGATGGGCCGCGAAGGAATTGACCGAGAAGGGCCTGAAGGTGCTGATGCTCGACCGCGGGGTGATGGTCGAGCATGGCGATTATGATTATGACGGCAAGCCGGCCTATGAGGTCCCGGCGCGCGACATGATGCCCAAGGCGCTGATGGACAGCGACTATTTTATCGCCAAGCATGGCTATGTCTCTCCGTCGAACCGGAAATTCTACAACAACGACCGGGTCAATCCCTATGCCTATGGCGAGGGCGAGAAATTCTACTGGATCCGGCCCGGCGCGGTCGGCGGCAAGTCGCTGATCTGGGGGCGCTGGAGCTTCCGCTGGAGCCCTGAGGATTTCGAGGCGAACAAGCGCGAGGATGTCGGGATCGACTGGCCGATCCGCTATGACGACCTCGCGCCCTGGTACGATTATGTCGAAAATTATATCGGCGTGTCGGGATCGCGCGAAAATCTGCCGCAGCTACCCGACAGCGCCTTTCAACCGCCGATCCAGATGAACGTCGCCGAAAAATGGGTGAAGGAACGGCTCGAGGCGACGTCGCCGGGGCGCAAGCTGATCAACACCCGCCTGTCGAACATGACCGAGGACAAGGAGGACCAGGGGCGCAGCAAATGCCAGTTCCGCAACCAGTGCGGGCGCGGCTGCTCCTTCGGCGCCTATTTCTCGACGCAGGCGGTCACCCTGCCCGCAGCGCGCGCGACCGGGCGGCTGACGCTGCGCTCCGACGCCGTCGTCTCCAACCTCGAATATGATCCGAAGACGAAGAAAGTCACCGGGGTGCGCGTGGTCGATGCGAAGACCAGGCAGGCGGAAGTGATACCGGCGCGCCTCGTCTTCCTCTGCGCCTCGGCGATGGCTTCGACCCAGATCTTGATGAACTCGCGCATTCCGGGAACGGCCAAGAGCCATTTCGACGCGAGCGGGACTTTGGGCCGCTATGTGATGGACCATATCTTTCGCGTCGGCATCTCGGGCGACATTCCGGGCATGACCGATTATATCGAATATGGCCGCCGCCCCGGCGGCGTCTATGTCCCGCGCTTCCGCAACGTCGGCGGCGAGGAAGGGATCGGCTTCAAGCGCGGCTATGGCTATCAGGGCAGCGCGCGGCGCGATCCGTTGCCGCCCAAGGGCTTCGGCGCGTCGATGAAGCACGGCATGCGCGGTTATGGCCCCTGGAAATTCGGCATGGGCGCGTTCGGCGAATGCCTGCCCTACGAGGATAATCGCGTCAGCCTGCACGCCGACAAGGTCGATCGCTTCGGCATCCCGCTGATGCGCTTCGACGTCACCTTCCGCGAGAATGAGATCCGCATGATGGACGACGCGCGCAGCGAAGGCGAGGCTATGCTGCGCCGGGCCGGCCTCACCAACGTCACCAGCGGACGCAGCGAGCATGTGCCCGGCGACGCCATCCATGAAATGGGCGGCGCGCGCATGGCGGCCGACCCGCGCCGGTCGGTCCTCAACAAATGGGGCCAGGCGCATGATGCCGCCAATCTGTTCGTCACCGACGGCGCGCAGATGGCCTCGATCTCGTGCGTAAACCCGTCGCTCACCTTCATGGCGCTGACCGCGCGCGCCGCCGATTACGCCGTGAAGCAGTTCGAGGCGGGCGCGATCTAG
- the trxA gene encoding thioredoxin TrxA, with protein MGTKAITDASFQADVIDSDTPVLVDFWAEWCGPCKMIGPALEEISDELAGKVVIAKLNIDDHPDAPSKYGVRGIPTMILFKNGEIADTKVGAAPKSALKGWLEGAL; from the coding sequence ATGGGTACCAAAGCGATTACCGACGCGAGCTTTCAGGCCGACGTCATCGACAGCGACACCCCCGTGCTCGTTGATTTCTGGGCCGAATGGTGTGGCCCGTGCAAGATGATCGGCCCGGCACTCGAGGAAATTTCGGACGAACTGGCCGGCAAGGTGGTGATCGCCAAGCTCAACATCGACGACCATCCCGACGCGCCGAGCAAATATGGCGTGCGCGGTATCCCGACGATGATCCTGTTCAAAAACGGCGAGATCGCCGACACCAAGGTCGGCGCGGCGCCGAAGAGCGCACTCAAGGGCTGGCTCGAAGGCGCGCTTTAA
- the addA gene encoding double-strand break repair helicase AddA: MIDPDKLLKMLDPGQRAAARPGDHVWLGASAGTGKTQVLSARVLRLMLEGVSPEAILCITFTKAGAAEMAHRIHERLAMWVRMDDGDLRAELQALGLDLDLIGYDRGVPALMQRARSLFATVIDSPGGAVRVQTIHSFCQTLLASFPLEARILPGFRALEDGEAGALQREVLGKLLAQPGADGDLMRGIAAMLSRRLGQDAAIAFLARCASCFTAANSPRLAPKAHDLRTELGLPHGDPVKWQAAALAGGAIADGDIAAVALSGRDWGTKTGEARAAIMDDWSRADAGGRAAMLAALRGCFLTGTGDMRADYVKDKGGMRGCLSAAERIVAATDELLATATAMQVADDLAAAWDLGSRFAEAYALAKREKGYADFDDLISIAGHLLAIGDFGEWVRFKLDQRTDHILVDEAQDTNARQWAIILSLAAEFFAGLGAKDDRVRTMFSVGDRKQAIFGFQGTEPAAFEAARFRFGERAIAGGRPFEDVDLDTNYRSSPAVLDVVDAWIAAGAPELMGLASDEPPHIPADFNQDRAGRVELWEPLPVGKAIDAGAGDGESDGDGDEGEDGAGPGDSLVAASDPASLRLSRAIADEVQDWIEHGKDGRSVAPGDILILVRRRRDLAARIVARLQSRHVPVAGVDRFSLTQSLAVQDLLAAMRFAVQPLDDLNLANLLVSPLLGWTQDDLFRFAHRRKGRALWEELRAREGEAPPETMAALRGWLGMADFTTPFRFLDALLSGPLDGRRKLYRRLGREARDPIDELLGQALAFERQEAPSLLGFLAHIAASTADIKRQSEARSDVVRVMTVHGSKGLQAPIVILADATDDPRPRRLSFDLSMGEWEKLPVFALGKEERHGAIAKAYDDKDAAERQEHWRLLYVAMTRAEELLVVTGITKTADRSLPEHNWHSAVEAVMADMGADWQDAGPRWGRKRVHAVQPKKWARLPKDKARQAPAPVAVPHWATKPAPEEARPPRPLAPSALGEDDVASPPQGGDRAAAVERGLLLHALFERLPPVASARRRIAAGRWLKGQAAPLDDAARAAAVDEVLAVLDDPAHAALFGPGSLAEVPLSAVVDGVVVAGIVDRLLVTDDAVTVVDYKTGRHVPASAADVAPAYLRQMAAYRDALAAIFPRRRIEAALLYTAAPQLIRLSDALLDAHKPGLRATKANLPGSALEPDAPTP; the protein is encoded by the coding sequence ATGATCGACCCCGACAAGCTATTGAAAATGCTCGATCCGGGACAGCGCGCGGCGGCGCGGCCGGGCGACCATGTCTGGCTGGGCGCGTCGGCGGGAACGGGCAAGACGCAGGTGCTGTCGGCCCGCGTGCTGCGCCTGATGCTGGAGGGCGTGTCGCCCGAGGCGATCCTGTGCATCACCTTTACCAAGGCGGGCGCTGCCGAAATGGCGCACCGCATTCACGAGCGGCTGGCGATGTGGGTGCGGATGGACGATGGCGACCTGCGCGCCGAGCTTCAGGCATTGGGGCTCGACCTCGACCTGATCGGCTATGATCGCGGCGTCCCGGCGCTGATGCAGCGCGCGCGATCCCTGTTCGCGACGGTGATCGACAGCCCCGGGGGCGCCGTTCGCGTCCAGACGATCCACAGCTTTTGCCAGACCCTGCTCGCGAGTTTCCCGCTCGAGGCCCGGATACTGCCGGGGTTTCGCGCGCTCGAGGATGGCGAGGCGGGGGCGTTGCAGCGCGAAGTTCTGGGCAAGTTGCTGGCGCAGCCGGGCGCCGACGGCGATCTGATGCGCGGCATCGCCGCGATGCTGTCGCGGCGGCTGGGTCAGGATGCCGCTATCGCCTTCCTCGCCCGCTGCGCGAGCTGTTTCACCGCGGCGAATAGCCCGCGCCTGGCGCCCAAGGCGCATGATTTGCGGACCGAGCTTGGCCTGCCGCATGGCGATCCGGTGAAATGGCAGGCGGCGGCGCTGGCGGGCGGCGCGATCGCCGATGGTGACATTGCCGCGGTCGCCCTCAGCGGGCGCGATTGGGGGACGAAAACGGGCGAGGCGCGCGCGGCGATCATGGACGACTGGTCGCGCGCCGATGCGGGCGGCCGCGCCGCGATGCTGGCCGCTTTGCGCGGCTGCTTCCTGACCGGGACCGGCGACATGCGCGCCGATTATGTGAAGGACAAGGGCGGCATGCGCGGTTGCCTGAGCGCCGCCGAACGCATCGTTGCCGCGACGGACGAGTTGCTGGCGACCGCCACCGCGATGCAGGTTGCCGACGATCTGGCGGCGGCTTGGGATCTGGGCAGCCGCTTCGCCGAAGCCTATGCGCTCGCCAAGCGCGAGAAAGGCTATGCCGATTTCGACGATCTGATCAGCATCGCCGGCCACCTGCTCGCCATCGGCGATTTCGGCGAGTGGGTGCGCTTCAAGCTCGACCAGCGCACCGACCATATATTGGTCGACGAGGCGCAGGACACCAATGCCCGGCAGTGGGCGATCATCCTGTCGCTGGCGGCGGAATTTTTCGCGGGGCTCGGCGCCAAGGACGATCGGGTGCGTACGATGTTTTCCGTCGGCGACCGCAAGCAGGCGATCTTCGGCTTTCAGGGCACCGAACCCGCGGCGTTCGAGGCGGCGCGGTTCCGCTTTGGCGAGCGGGCCATCGCGGGCGGCAGGCCGTTCGAGGATGTCGACCTCGACACCAATTACCGATCGAGCCCCGCGGTCCTCGACGTCGTCGATGCCTGGATCGCGGCGGGTGCGCCCGAATTGATGGGGCTGGCGAGCGACGAACCCCCGCACATTCCCGCCGACTTCAACCAGGATCGCGCGGGCCGCGTCGAATTGTGGGAGCCATTGCCGGTCGGCAAGGCGATCGATGCCGGTGCGGGCGATGGCGAGAGTGACGGCGATGGCGACGAAGGCGAAGACGGCGCAGGACCCGGCGACTCTTTGGTGGCGGCGAGCGATCCCGCCAGCCTGCGCCTGTCGCGCGCGATCGCCGACGAGGTCCAGGACTGGATCGAGCATGGCAAGGACGGCCGGAGCGTCGCGCCGGGCGATATATTGATCCTCGTCCGCCGCCGCCGTGATCTTGCGGCACGGATCGTCGCGCGGCTGCAATCGCGGCACGTGCCGGTCGCGGGGGTCGACCGCTTTTCGCTGACCCAATCGCTCGCGGTGCAGGACCTGCTCGCGGCGATGCGCTTTGCAGTCCAGCCGCTCGACGACCTTAACCTTGCGAACTTGCTCGTCTCGCCGCTGCTCGGCTGGACGCAGGACGATCTGTTCCGTTTCGCCCATCGCCGGAAGGGCCGCGCCCTGTGGGAAGAATTGCGCGCCCGCGAAGGCGAAGCCCCGCCCGAAACGATGGCAGCGCTGCGCGGATGGCTCGGGATGGCCGACTTCACTACGCCCTTTCGCTTCCTCGACGCCTTGCTGTCGGGGCCGCTCGACGGGCGCCGCAAGCTCTATCGCCGGCTGGGGCGCGAGGCACGCGATCCGATCGATGAACTGCTCGGACAGGCGCTCGCCTTCGAACGGCAGGAGGCGCCCTCGCTGCTCGGCTTCCTGGCGCACATCGCCGCCAGCACGGCCGATATCAAGCGCCAGAGCGAGGCGCGCAGCGATGTCGTGCGGGTGATGACGGTGCACGGGTCGAAGGGGCTGCAGGCGCCGATCGTCATCCTCGCCGACGCCACCGACGATCCGCGGCCACGGCGGCTGAGCTTCGACCTGTCGATGGGGGAGTGGGAGAAATTGCCGGTGTTCGCGCTCGGCAAGGAGGAACGCCACGGCGCTATCGCCAAGGCCTATGACGACAAGGACGCGGCCGAGCGGCAGGAGCATTGGCGACTACTCTATGTCGCGATGACGCGCGCCGAGGAATTGCTGGTCGTGACCGGCATCACCAAGACCGCCGATCGCAGCCTGCCCGAGCATAATTGGCACAGCGCGGTCGAAGCGGTGATGGCCGATATGGGCGCCGACTGGCAGGATGCGGGGCCGCGCTGGGGCCGCAAGCGCGTCCACGCGGTGCAGCCGAAGAAATGGGCGCGTCTGCCGAAGGACAAGGCACGGCAGGCACCGGCACCGGTCGCGGTGCCGCACTGGGCGACGAAACCCGCCCCCGAGGAAGCGCGCCCGCCGCGCCCGCTCGCGCCGTCGGCGCTGGGCGAAGACGATGTCGCCTCTCCGCCGCAGGGGGGCGATCGCGCGGCGGCGGTCGAGCGCGGGCTGTTACTCCATGCGCTGTTCGAACGGCTGCCGCCGGTGGCGTCCGCGCGGCGGCGTATCGCGGCCGGGCGTTGGCTGAAAGGGCAGGCGGCGCCGCTCGACGATGCCGCGCGCGCGGCGGCGGTCGACGAGGTGCTTGCGGTGCTCGACGATCCGGCGCACGCGGCGCTGTTCGGACCGGGGAGCCTTGCCGAAGTGCCGCTATCGGCCGTCGTCGATGGCGTCGTCGTCGCGGGGATCGTCGATAGGCTGCTCGTCACCGATGACGCGGTGACGGTGGTCGATTACAAGACCGGGCGCCATGTGCCGGCCAGCGCTGCCGACGTCGCGCCTGCCTATCTGCGGCAGATGGCCGCCTATCGCGATGCGCTGGCGGCGATATTTCCGCGGCGCCGCATCGAGGCGGCCTTGCTTTATACCGCGGCGCCGCAGCTGATCCGCCTTTCCGACGCCTTGCTCGACGCGCACAAGCCGGGCTTGCGCGCAACCAAGGCGAATTTGCCGGGTTCAGCCCTTGAGCCCGACGCGCCGACGCCTTAG
- the addB gene encoding double-strand break repair protein AddB: MADAKPTVFSIPVQRAFADALAAGLIDRYADGALGLAQGLIVLPSNRARSAVQAAFVRAGGTGLLMPRLVVIGDADLDESVALALDPIDESDAIPPAIDALRRRLMLAALIERYNPAGEEPITGAAAFQLAEGLGRVIDQLHYEEVAPARLADIENALGDLAGHWQASWRRLSLLVDQWPVMLAATGHIDRADRRNRLLDRVSKGWRVAPPARFVVAAGVTTAAPAIARLLRTVADLTGGIVVLPGLDLGMAGEEWEALGPVKADPDKPGERPLETHPQYHLKLLLGRMGVSRDEVQSWDAASPFDGPDARSPFTSLLFAPSAFTARWQQAGDLSPGIAGVRAAVFADDGQEAQGIALMMRHALETPTRTAALVTPDRALATRVAAALARWDISVDDSAGQPLGQAPPGALLLALTEFAAAFDPVRLIALLGHPLVRAGEARLGWLDQVRRLDLVLRGPGLVPGWGGVTARIAERAADPKARGYAEAQAIADWWADVATGLSAALAPFTAGVPAPPTVLLDALQAALGWLTGDAVWTGHAGRALSELFDRWTLARGAGPALVAPADFPAMLADLLSGESVRPPYGGHPRLFIWGLLEARLQRADVMILGGLDEGRWPQQQSPDPWLAPGIRRMLGLAAPERQQGAAAHDFAGAFAAREVVVTRAMRSGGDPAVASRFWLRLAALAGELPEARLDGASVTALAAALDVPPGASEPADRPRPAPPLAARPTRISVTGVDQLARDPFAFYAAKILRLSELDPLSSGPDAKWFGIRVHKFLQDWQTAGLTEAAFDAELAALRSDPALDSLARAFWLPRIEPSLRWAAERVWAERVEGREPIATEATGVHEMEGIRLTGKADRIDRLKDGSLAVVDYKTGAAPSGSAAFDGLDNQLGLLGLLAEMGEVEGVSAGSINSLEYWSLKADRAKGTNGSVAPTHGGRRKLKTAEDAVARAYDAFAELTAAYLLGDGSFAPGDSAKRYADFDQLMRRDEWFGRGDADDRADEERPI; the protein is encoded by the coding sequence ATGGCTGACGCCAAACCCACCGTCTTTTCCATCCCCGTCCAGCGGGCCTTTGCCGATGCGCTCGCGGCGGGGCTGATCGACCGCTATGCCGACGGCGCGCTGGGGCTTGCGCAAGGCTTGATCGTGCTGCCGAGCAACCGTGCGCGGAGTGCGGTACAGGCGGCGTTTGTGCGCGCGGGCGGCACGGGGCTGTTGATGCCGCGGCTCGTCGTGATCGGCGACGCCGACCTCGACGAAAGCGTCGCGCTCGCGCTCGACCCGATCGACGAGAGCGATGCGATTCCGCCCGCGATCGATGCGCTGAGGCGCCGGCTGATGCTGGCGGCGCTGATCGAGAGATATAATCCCGCGGGCGAGGAGCCGATCACCGGCGCCGCGGCGTTCCAGCTCGCTGAGGGGCTGGGGCGGGTGATCGACCAGCTGCATTATGAGGAGGTCGCTCCCGCGCGGCTCGCCGATATCGAAAACGCGCTCGGCGATCTCGCCGGGCATTGGCAGGCGTCGTGGCGGCGGCTGTCGCTGCTCGTCGACCAATGGCCGGTGATGCTCGCGGCGACGGGGCATATCGACCGCGCCGACCGCCGCAACCGGCTGCTCGATCGGGTGAGCAAAGGGTGGCGGGTGGCGCCGCCCGCGCGTTTCGTCGTCGCGGCGGGTGTGACCACCGCCGCGCCCGCAATCGCGCGGCTGCTGCGCACCGTCGCCGACCTGACGGGCGGCATAGTGGTGCTGCCGGGGCTTGACCTTGGCATGGCTGGCGAAGAGTGGGAGGCATTGGGGCCGGTGAAAGCCGACCCCGATAAGCCCGGAGAGCGCCCGCTCGAAACGCATCCGCAATATCATCTGAAATTGCTGCTCGGCCGCATGGGCGTGTCGCGCGACGAGGTGCAATCATGGGACGCCGCGTCGCCGTTCGACGGCCCCGACGCGCGCTCGCCCTTCACCTCGCTGCTCTTCGCGCCCTCCGCCTTCACGGCGCGCTGGCAGCAAGCCGGCGACCTGAGCCCCGGCATCGCCGGGGTCAGAGCGGCGGTGTTCGCCGACGACGGGCAGGAGGCGCAGGGGATCGCGCTGATGATGCGCCATGCGCTCGAAACGCCGACGCGCACCGCGGCGCTGGTCACCCCCGACCGCGCGCTCGCGACCCGCGTCGCGGCGGCGCTTGCGCGCTGGGACATTTCGGTCGACGACAGCGCGGGGCAGCCGCTGGGCCAGGCGCCGCCGGGTGCGCTGCTGCTCGCGCTGACGGAATTCGCGGCGGCGTTCGATCCGGTGCGATTGATCGCGCTTCTCGGGCATCCGCTGGTGCGCGCGGGCGAAGCGCGGCTCGGTTGGCTCGACCAGGTGCGGCGGCTCGACCTCGTGCTGCGCGGGCCCGGTCTGGTTCCGGGCTGGGGCGGCGTGACGGCGCGGATTGCCGAGCGTGCCGCCGATCCCAAAGCGCGCGGCTATGCTGAGGCGCAAGCCATCGCCGATTGGTGGGCGGATGTTGCGACGGGACTCAGCGCGGCGCTCGCGCCCTTCACAGCCGGCGTTCCCGCACCGCCCACGGTGCTGCTCGATGCGTTGCAGGCGGCGCTTGGCTGGTTGACCGGTGACGCCGTGTGGACCGGGCATGCCGGGCGCGCGCTGTCCGAATTGTTCGACCGCTGGACGCTGGCGAGGGGCGCCGGCCCGGCGCTCGTCGCGCCTGCCGACTTCCCCGCGATGCTCGCCGACCTGCTGTCGGGCGAGAGTGTCCGGCCACCCTATGGCGGCCACCCCCGCCTGTTCATCTGGGGCCTGCTCGAAGCGCGGTTGCAGCGCGCCGATGTGATGATCCTCGGCGGGCTCGACGAAGGGCGCTGGCCGCAGCAGCAAAGCCCCGATCCATGGCTCGCGCCCGGCATCCGCCGGATGCTCGGGCTGGCGGCGCCCGAGCGCCAGCAGGGCGCGGCGGCGCATGATTTCGCGGGCGCCTTCGCGGCGCGCGAAGTGGTGGTGACGCGCGCAATGCGCAGCGGCGGCGACCCGGCGGTGGCGTCGCGCTTCTGGCTGCGGCTCGCCGCGCTCGCGGGGGAATTGCCCGAGGCACGGCTGGACGGCGCGAGCGTCACCGCGCTCGCAGCCGCGCTCGACGTGCCGCCGGGCGCAAGCGAACCGGCCGACAGGCCGCGCCCGGCGCCGCCGCTCGCCGCGCGGCCGACCCGGATCAGCGTCACCGGGGTCGATCAGCTCGCGCGCGATCCCTTTGCCTTTTATGCGGCCAAGATTTTGCGGCTGAGTGAACTTGACCCCTTGAGCAGCGGTCCCGATGCGAAATGGTTCGGTATCCGCGTCCATAAATTCCTACAGGACTGGCAGACGGCGGGGCTGACCGAAGCCGCGTTCGACGCCGAGCTGGCGGCGCTGCGATCCGACCCGGCGCTCGATTCGCTTGCGCGTGCTTTTTGGTTGCCGAGGATCGAGCCGTCGCTGCGCTGGGCGGCGGAGCGCGTCTGGGCAGAGAGGGTGGAGGGGCGTGAGCCGATTGCTACCGAGGCGACCGGGGTGCACGAGATGGAGGGTATCCGCCTGACCGGAAAGGCGGACCGCATTGATAGATTGAAGGACGGCAGCCTCGCGGTCGTCGATTACAAGACCGGGGCGGCTCCGAGCGGCAGCGCAGCGTTCGACGGGCTCGATAACCAGCTTGGCCTGCTCGGCTTGCTCGCCGAAATGGGGGAGGTCGAGGGCGTTTCTGCGGGGTCGATCAATTCCCTCGAATATTGGAGCCTTAAGGCGGACCGCGCCAAGGGCACCAACGGCAGTGTTGCGCCAACGCACGGGGGGCGTCGCAAACTCAAAACAGCCGAGGATGCAGTCGCCCGCGCCTATGACGCCTTCGCCGAACTCACCGCCGCTTATTTGCTAGGTGACGGGTCTTTCGCACCCGGGGACAGCGCCAAGCGTTATGCCGATTTCGACCAGTTGATGCGCCGCGACGAATGGTTCGGGCGCGGTGACGCCGACGATCGCGCGGACGAGGAGCGGCCGATATGA
- a CDS encoding nucleotidyltransferase family protein, whose amino-acid sequence MTVKIESAMVMAAGLGKRMRPLTATRPKPLVRVAGKALIDHSLDRIEAAGVEHVVVNVHYLADALEAHLAAQKRSFSIAISDERDLLLETGGGMVKALPQLTGDPILIVNSDNIWTDGPQDSIRHLARHWDGERMDALLLVIRQASATGHGGRGDFHMDGDGKLSRRKPGRIAPFVYTGIQLISPRLLADAPDGAFSTNILWDRAIAAGRLYGLSHMGQWFDVGSPASIAPTEAALSEV is encoded by the coding sequence GTGACGGTGAAGATCGAAAGCGCGATGGTGATGGCCGCGGGGCTCGGCAAGCGGATGCGCCCGCTGACCGCGACGCGCCCCAAGCCGCTCGTCCGCGTCGCGGGCAAGGCGCTGATCGACCATAGCCTCGACCGGATCGAGGCGGCGGGCGTCGAGCATGTCGTCGTCAACGTCCATTATCTCGCCGACGCGCTCGAAGCGCATCTGGCGGCGCAGAAGCGCAGCTTCAGCATCGCCATTTCGGACGAGCGCGACCTGCTTCTCGAAACCGGTGGCGGCATGGTCAAGGCGCTGCCGCAGCTTACCGGCGACCCGATCCTGATCGTCAACAGCGACAATATCTGGACCGACGGGCCGCAGGACAGCATCCGTCACCTCGCGCGCCACTGGGACGGCGAGCGGATGGACGCGTTGCTGCTCGTGATCCGGCAGGCGAGTGCGACGGGGCATGGCGGACGCGGCGATTTCCATATGGACGGCGACGGCAAGCTGTCGCGCCGCAAACCGGGGCGGATCGCGCCCTTTGTCTACACCGGCATCCAGCTCATCTCGCCGCGCCTGCTCGCCGACGCGCCCGATGGGGCGTTTTCGACGAATATATTATGGGACCGCGCAATCGCGGCGGGGCGACTTTATGGGTTGTCGCATATGGGGCAGTGGTTCGACGTCGGCAGCCCGGCGAGCATCGCGCCGACCGAAGCGGCGTTGAGTGAGGTTTGA
- a CDS encoding aminoglycoside phosphotransferase family protein → MIPPAHAPAFLAAHGWGDAQILPLAGDASFRRYFRVVDQGRQAVLMDAPPPHEDPRPFIAVAEFLCEQGLNAPTILARDLERGLLLIEDFGDVRLRETVDEQLNKEAGYYAGVTDLLVHLHARPPMEGLPVHGIEQWLDEVMLFTDWYCPAFDIPADRDAFRAAWAEVLTPVEQDGLPRVTVLRDFHAENIMLVEGQQGIAHYGLLDFQDALVGHPAYDLASVLEDARRDVSPPVEAAMLARYQAVTGRDIERAYWALAAQRNTRILGVFVRLWKRDDKPHYKSFQPRMWGLLERDLAHPALVPVRQWFDANVPASKRAAIWKAMAT, encoded by the coding sequence ATGATTCCGCCCGCTCATGCGCCCGCCTTTCTCGCCGCGCATGGCTGGGGCGATGCCCAGATATTGCCGCTCGCGGGGGACGCCTCCTTCCGCCGCTATTTCCGGGTCGTCGATCAGGGCCGGCAGGCGGTGCTGATGGACGCGCCGCCGCCGCACGAAGACCCGCGCCCCTTCATCGCGGTTGCGGAATTCCTCTGCGAACAGGGGCTCAACGCGCCGACGATCCTCGCGCGCGATCTGGAGCGGGGCCTGCTGCTGATCGAGGATTTCGGCGACGTGCGTCTGCGCGAAACGGTCGACGAACAGCTCAACAAGGAGGCCGGATATTATGCGGGGGTGACCGACCTGCTCGTCCACCTTCACGCGCGGCCGCCGATGGAGGGGTTGCCCGTACACGGGATCGAGCAGTGGCTCGACGAGGTCATGCTGTTCACCGACTGGTATTGCCCGGCGTTCGATATTCCGGCCGACCGCGATGCGTTTCGCGCGGCGTGGGCCGAGGTGCTGACGCCGGTCGAGCAGGACGGCCTGCCGCGCGTCACCGTGCTGCGCGATTTTCATGCCGAGAATATCATGCTGGTCGAAGGACAGCAGGGGATCGCGCATTACGGCTTGCTCGATTTCCAGGACGCGCTCGTCGGCCACCCGGCCTATGATCTCGCTTCGGTGCTCGAAGATGCGCGGCGCGATGTAAGCCCGCCGGTCGAGGCGGCGATGCTCGCGCGCTACCAGGCGGTGACGGGGCGCGACATCGAGCGCGCCTATTGGGCGCTCGCCGCGCAGCGCAACACGCGCATCCTGGGCGTTTTCGTCCGGCTGTGGAAACGCGACGACAAGCCGCATTACAAGAGTTTCCAGCCGCGCATGTGGGGGCTGCTCGAACGCGATCTCGCGCATCCGGCGCTTGTCCCGGTTCGGCAATGGTTCGACGCCAATGTTCCCGCTTCGAAACGCGCGGCGATATGGAAGGCGATGGCGACGTGA
- the tsaE gene encoding tRNA (adenosine(37)-N6)-threonylcarbamoyltransferase complex ATPase subunit type 1 TsaE, producing the protein MTGFSLRYDLDEAERIGATIGAALTAGDVVLLSGDLGAGKTTLARAMLKARGLAGEAPSPTFAIVQPYAPPEVDLPIAHVDLYRIEGADELIELGLDDYLYDGALLIEWPERLGSESWPGALNLRISGEGDARVLTADVPAAWGARWPLR; encoded by the coding sequence ATGACAGGGTTTTCCTTGCGCTACGACCTCGACGAAGCCGAGCGCATCGGCGCCACGATCGGGGCGGCGCTGACGGCGGGCGACGTCGTGCTGCTGTCGGGGGACCTTGGCGCGGGCAAGACGACGCTGGCGCGCGCGATGCTGAAGGCGCGCGGGCTGGCGGGCGAGGCGCCGAGCCCGACCTTTGCGATCGTCCAGCCCTATGCACCGCCCGAAGTGGACTTGCCCATCGCGCATGTCGACCTGTACCGGATCGAGGGCGCGGACGAGCTGATCGAACTGGGGCTCGACGACTATCTCTACGACGGGGCGTTGCTGATCGAATGGCCCGAGCGGCTGGGGAGCGAAAGCTGGCCGGGGGCGCTGAACCTCCGGATTTCGGGCGAGGGCGACGCGCGCGTCTTGACAGCCGATGTGCCGGCGGCTTGGGGAGCAAGATGGCCGCTCCGATGA